The following is a genomic window from Penaeus chinensis breed Huanghai No. 1 chromosome 7, ASM1920278v2, whole genome shotgun sequence.
ctTGGTCTAATATTCATTCAATATACTCCTTTTACGTAACCTTTGGGTTTATTTAATTACAAAAGGTTATTTAAGTTTTGCAACGGTTTTTGAAACATCTCCATTTGTCTTACACGAACGCCTGAATTATAACAAAGCCGATGATGGTGAGCACGCAAAGTCGGCGCTTCTTTTCACCCACACCTCCCAGagagcacggtgctcacctgcATTCTCTTTTATTATGATATCAAGTCTGATGTATCAACTCCAATAAAggaatgagcgaaacaagagtAGCCGTAACAGCGCCTCACTCCGCTCTGAACAAGACAACTTGCCGTTTTCTCTGAATTTACAAGGGAATGACCACTGAAGAGAACGGACTTTCGTTTATTATGAGAAatagtgtaaatatattaatatttatgaatcattggttacccacctctaatagtgccaaagaaagtgatgaaggatctgAAAAGTGGTTATCATTAAAAGAACCTACCACAGTAtttgcatactctctctctcatacacacacacatacatacatacacatacacacatacacgcacacacgcacacacacacacacacacacacgcatacacacacatacacacaaacatacataactacatacatacacacacaaacatacatgactacatacatacacacacatatatagatacacacatacacatacacacacacaaacatacataactgcatacatacacacacatatatagatacacacacatacacatacacacacttacacacacacaggcgtacactcactcattcatacacatgtacatatgcatacgtatgaatacttatacatattcacacagtgtgtgtttgtgggtgtctgtatacatatacacatgcacatatctgtacatttatagatagatatgtattcatatgcatacataccttgaGTGTGTAATGATTTTCCTTCTCTCGTGCAGCATGGATTACCCGACGAAGGAAAAGCTGCAGCTGGCCGAACACGCAGTTCCTCCCGCCCCAGGATCCTCAGAGGCGTCAGCAGAGAAACCCGAAGAAGAAAGGACCTGCTGTTTCTGCTGCAGTTATCGGGCGGGCAGCATCACCGTCGCCATCTTCTACCTGGTAAGACTGGCCTCGTGTTATGGTGGAGTGGCATGTAATCTGTTGTGAAATCTCTGTTATAGTGGAGTGTCATGTAATCTGTTGTGAAATCTCTGTGTTATAGTGGAGTGTCATGTTATCTGTTGTGATATCTCTGTTATAGTGGAGTGTCATGTTATCTGTTGTGATATCTCTGTGTTATAGTGGAGTGTCATAtgttgttttatctgtttatggTGGAGCGTCATGAGTTATCTGTTGCGATATCTGCCTCTGTGTTATACCAGTGTTCGATTGTATGGTAATGGCATAAACACGGATCTCGCTAATGTAAATTTATTGCGTATTATCTGCAGCTGGTGAGCTTAACTGTCTTAGGCCTTGCAATCGGTGTCCTCTGCAGTGCGGATGTGAGACGTAGGTCATGACgctgagtaaaaaaaaattattgagaaGTAAATGAAAACATGAAATATTAGCTTTAGTGTTTTTCTACAATATGTGCAATAGAAATTATCGCTTGCACTAGTTTACGTTttaagtaaatctagtttttttcaGACATTGGAGCCACGTTTTTTGTCGGACTTGGTGTGCTGATTATTTCAATAGTCCTTATCTCCTTGATGTTATACGGTGCCGTAAAGGTTAGTAAAAAACGTCAATATCAGTAAACGCACACTCATACGTATAGACAACCAAATCCACACAGAAACATAccctcagtcacacacacaagcacatacagatacacatacacatacacacacacacacatactcatatacacacatacacatacatgtacatatgtatatatacacctacatgtacaaacacacatatacgtacgtacctacatatatacatacatatacattcgtccatatacatatggacgaacgtacatatagatatatacatacgcataaatacatgtatggatacgtacatgtacatgcatatatacatacatacatacatacatactgttttAGATATAGGAGagatatgaaagggaaaaaatataaggagagaaagagaaaaatataagagagaaagagaaataaatatgagaaagagaaaataagataataaagaaataatgacagaGGAAAAAagcaatgagaaagaagagaaagacgaataaTCGAGAAAGAATTCAAGAGAGGATGAtcgaatgataaaaagagaaaaaacatcaagaaatgacaaaagaaacgaaagagaaaaagagaaatatgctAATTCTCTCCCTCGTTTCAGCGCCGTCCCCAGTACCTCCTACCCTGGGTTGTCTGGGAGGGATTAAACATCGGCTTCGGATCGGCGGGTTTGGTCATCAGTCTCTTCAGTATTGGCGCCGTTGGACTCGTGGGCTTAATTTTCTTTGCTCTCCGAGGCTTCTGCCTTTACGTCGTCCTGCAGTACCGTAGccaggtaagtttttttttttttttcttcttctacttctcctcctccttcttctcctactcatccttcacctcttcctcattcttcttctcctccttttctttctcctcattcttcttctccttttactcttcctccttttcctcattctgcTTCTCCTcatcgttcttcttctcctcctacccctcctcctcttcctccttcattcttctcctcttcctactccccctcgaTTATTGTGActgatgtatgtgtgcatatatataccgaTTAAGtgatacagaaatagataaataaaatgggaaaaaggTCTCACACGGAACCTTATTTCGCAGCTGACGGCCCAGCCTccgaggtcagaggtcaacgCTCAGGCCTAATTTGCGAAGAtgcagcctcctcttcctcccgggCTTGGCTTCGGGAAATTTGTGAAACCTCTAGTGTTTCATTATGCGTTTTATCTGCTTTAGCCcagtgcatgtttgtttgtgtgtttgtatggatagaTGTACCTGTATGTGCATAGATCGTGATTGCCTCTTATAGTTCTTACATtgctatatctacatttatatacatatatatatacacgcagagtATTCTGACCACTAAAACATTATTGTAAGTGGAAAAATAGAACCTACTAATGGATTTTGCTATTTACAAGCGgttacaaacacaacaaaacagcATAAATGGCAGATAAAAAATGCAGTAATCTCATACGCATCCACACACGCATAAAATGTAtgtgttcataaataaatatatatttatatatgtgtgtgtttgtgtatatgtttgtaaattattgtttacttttgttatgttataattgtttttgtattCCTTATGGAATAAAATCTGTATCCTTATTGAAATTAATTTATTTCCCCTACTCAACGTACAAGAATGTGGTTCTCTTACATGATATTCCTTTGCAGAGAATAACCGttattgcagtaataataataatgaaatgacaaGAACGGTAATGGCAATATGAGTGATGAAAATGCAACAAAAAGATATAACAAGaaaagtcgaaaactaagaaggTGCAGTTGTTCGCAGCAGAGAGATGAGAACAAAAAaagtaggagaggaaaatgacatgagaaataatgaagaatggagaaagataaaaagatgaatatgtgacaaaggaaaagagaaagagacaaatagcgAAAGACGCcaacgagaacaagaaaaaaatataacgagagaaaaaacgaaggagatagagataaaggcaaCAGAACGaaggcgagaaagaaaaagaagagaaagaacgagaatgaGATAACCAGAGAATGAGCCAGAGCGTGGGTATCGCTCGGGAGCCAAACAGGACCTTCTGGCACTGGATGAAGCCCCGCGTAGGTCCAGGTACGAGGTCGAGGGTCAAAGGGCGCGGCCTGTGCGTGACCGGGTACCCTAGCGGCCGTTGACTGGTTGTCTAGTGGCCGAGGCTACAGGGTGCTCATCTGTGATTGGTCCTCCCATAGTAGGCTGAGTCTGATTGGTCAACCTGCTTGTTGAAGGCGTGGACTAGAGGGACCTTAATTATGTCTGATACCGAGAAAGAATTATacatatgtgagagtgtgtgtttgtgtaggtgcatCGCTGAATTGCATAGCAGGATTGCAACGGTGGTTCATACCTTACAGAAAACGGGATGCAGGTAAAAGAGAAACGTACGTTTGTCAAATATAGTCGGTTGTTGAATAAAAATTCGTAGGTAACAAAGAGAAAAGCCAAGAGGAGGTACGCGCAGTtaggtattccttttttttttttttttttttccccctttactttcttccgtttcttcaAGCTGTTTATCGTCAGCCATTAATATAGAAgtgaagaatctctctctctctctctctcattctccctccctctctccctctccctctccccccccctctctctctttctctatccctttccctctccctctctctctctctctctctcattccctctcttactctcattcactctctctcagtgtgtggcTCTGTGTTGCCAGATGTTGGTATGTGGTGGTGTTCTGGTGTTGACGTGTGTTGCAGCATGTAATCCGTTGTTTGCATGTGTGACTTCCCCTCGTGTTGGTGTGTGGCCCTGTGTTATCTGGGGCGGGATTCACGAGAGGTCATAGAATAGATTctagtataagaaaaaaagaaagaaaattcctCCATGTTTAATGCAGTTTTCTCTTCGATATTCATCCATGACGTTTCGCGCTTTCACAGCTGACTCCATGACAACAAATTTAGAAGGgtgtcatgcatacatatatcttagATGTTTAATAGTAAAGTCATTATAAAGagatttattgcaattattatttcagTGCGAGAGAGGCGACATCGCTTTAAGGACAGTCCCTAAATCCCATGATCTTTCATAAATACCGGCCTAGGTGTTGTGTGTGAGGATACATGTTGACTAATGTTCTTCTGAGCACAAAAACATCAAAGTTAATGAACACAATTATATTCACTGTAAGCTATTAAAGTAATACCATAGATAGTACTGTTTTTAACTAAAAACATCTTTAGTTTCTTATCCTCTACTTAACCATCTAATTAATAAAAAGcaattactgttttatttattttgatatccttagaacagtggttcccaaccttttctatcctttattgatatgtgagaatTACCTGTAGGTGCTGTTGGTGAGACAAAATCCAGTTTAATTCGAAGCCACAATTTCCTTACTGCTCCATGGCCCCGGAAAGAATCCTTATGGCCCACTTAGATATATATTGTCCCTCAGCCGAACCGCATTTTTGGGCGACTGTGGGAGGCGGCAGCGAACACTAATCTGAATATTAACCCGTTCAttgtatagaagaaaaaaatgtaataaaacgaTGTCTACCTATAGGTGTGATTGGACCAAATAACTCCTCACTGTTATCCTCCTTGTGAAAATATGCGGAAATGGTATAATCATCTATGGGATACTgtctcaaacacacaaataagaaataaaagataagaaataataaataaaaagaaatgataaataaaaaataaaagataagaaataatcctaagtgtagtgaatttccctggcttcaggcgggttttcccgcaggcttccgggccgcctgttccccaGACGATTACGATTCtctatagaaaatctacggactcctccgccctgcaagatgacgtggttttcctgttttcctgtgtttatatgttgttgtttttataagaataaacctgtgttttataccctttgacttaccttcctcattggtccgtgatctatatctgcatctacactacttctactatacgcaacactacttgtacactacttaccttatgttccatacttaccttgtcttattcttgccttttaccttcgactaattcaccttggctctgtttctctcttcgtgttttcccgttttccctcacggatcccttctttcacgttttcatactttcctgtcatttatccattttatgtgcccatttttgtatagttttttttattatttttattttatgtattttaaaactCATTTTAACTCGCtatacactatttaataaattaaacGAAATGCATTATGTGTAAAACATCACCAAGCAGGGAAGCCaacagtataaaaggtcaagccaggtcagtcagagagaggcttttatcttttgtggtgacagaccgttggattattagctggctgactggtgcttctcgaggtgtggcgggttgcctctgtttatcaagtgtatggtgtgtt
Proteins encoded in this region:
- the LOC125027043 gene encoding lysosomal-associated transmembrane protein 4B-like isoform X1 — encoded protein: MDYPTKEKLQLAEHAVPPAPGSSEASAEKPEEERTCCFCCSYRAGSITVAIFYLLVSLTVLGLAIGVLCSADVRHIGATFFVGLGVLIISIVLISLMLYGAVKRRPQYLLPWVVWEGLNIGFGSAGLVISLFSIGAVGLVGLIFFALRGFCLYVVLQYRSQCERGDIALRTVPKSHDLS
- the LOC125027043 gene encoding lysosomal-associated transmembrane protein 4B-like isoform X2, encoding MDYPTKEKLQLAEHAVPPAPGSSEASAEKPEEERTCCFCCSYRAGSITVAIFYLLVSLTVLGLAIGVLCSADVRHIGATFFVGLGVLIISIVLISLMLYGAVKRRPQYLLPWVVWEGLNIGFGSAGLVISLFSIGAVGLVGLIFFALRGFCLYVVLQYRSQLTAQPPRSEVNAQA